The proteins below come from a single Ovis canadensis isolate MfBH-ARS-UI-01 breed Bighorn chromosome 23, ARS-UI_OviCan_v2, whole genome shotgun sequence genomic window:
- the AKAIN1 gene encoding A-kinase anchor protein inhibitor 1 isoform X1 — MHTDLAWLRSSFWEHPWTFGTSLFAHGLTLFGEKPGSEPEEAKLQTTSRQIVQNAILRAVQQVSRESQSRRRDTRAGDTARGSLQPGAGESAKKHEK; from the exons ATGCACACAGATCTGGCTTGGCTGAGATCATCTTTCTGGGAGCATCCCTGGACCTTCGGTACTTCGTTGTTTGCCCACGGACTTACGCTGTTTG GTGAGAAGCCTGGAAGTGAGCCCGAAGAGGCGAAGCTGCAGACCACCAGCAGACAGATCGTGCAGAATGCCATCCTGCGGGCTGTGCAGCAGGTCTCCCGGGAGAGCCAGAGCCGGAGGAGGGACACTAGGGCCGGCGACACCGCCCGGGGCAGCCTCCAGCCGGGGGCAGGGGAATCAGCCAAGAAGCACGAGAAGTAA
- the AKAIN1 gene encoding A-kinase anchor protein inhibitor 1 isoform X2 — protein MVFAPGEKPGSEPEEAKLQTTSRQIVQNAILRAVQQVSRESQSRRRDTRAGDTARGSLQPGAGESAKKHEK, from the coding sequence GTGAGAAGCCTGGAAGTGAGCCCGAAGAGGCGAAGCTGCAGACCACCAGCAGACAGATCGTGCAGAATGCCATCCTGCGGGCTGTGCAGCAGGTCTCCCGGGAGAGCCAGAGCCGGAGGAGGGACACTAGGGCCGGCGACACCGCCCGGGGCAGCCTCCAGCCGGGGGCAGGGGAATCAGCCAAGAAGCACGAGAAGTAA